Proteins from a single region of Psilocybe cubensis strain MGC-MH-2018 chromosome 3, whole genome shotgun sequence:
- a CDS encoding Adenosine deaminase 2-A: MAALSEYHAQRNSLIDADLSLRREYRNLHSRSSKELEADKIMRDIRALEAKTVWTADYPSIPHPFPGMEFLTGKSIIMKTKVFEILSKMPKGALLHAHLDATVDIDFLLQLALKQPGIHIRLHKPLSKSNLSTNLPEFRILPQEQYSQVKSISDPTYSLQTWVSLVNARNFFSQELGGMEGFDKWLIGTMTINPSEAYGTYNTLAKIWDKFGTVFQTSTNLFHIEPIFVEYVRQFFRSMIADGISYVEARINFTPKLMYGADGQLNVPHRTWLQIFERVMNEIREEMKQQSRGDDFIGARIIYSVVRSATPEELVWYLEDCITLKKEYPHLVAGFDLVGPENVLNPLIYYAEQLLRFQERQKEESLDIPFIFHAGETTGDGTEADSNLYDAILLGTKRIGHGYSLHRHPKLVEECRQKGIAVEVCPISNEILRLTSSMPMHPLPALLNYGVPVALCSDDPAVFGSMGLTYDFFQVFVASEITGLSTLGALARDSIEFSTLEKAEKERALGVFERRWSEFVEYIVVEYGAK, from the exons ATGGCTGCTCTTTCTGAATATCATGCCCAAAGGAACTCTTTAATAGACGCGGACCTTTCTCTTAGACGTGAATATCGTAATTTGCATTCGCGCTCGTCCAAGGAGTTAGAGgcggataagataatgaggGATATACGTGCTTTAGAGGCCAAAACCGTCTGGACAGCAGATTATCCATCAATTCCTCACCCGTTCCCCGGAATGGAATTTTTGACTG GCAAGAGTATTATTATGAAGACCAAGGTCTTCGAAATTCTAAGCAAA ATGCCGAAAGGCGCGTTATTACACGCGCATTTGGATGCTACAGTCGATATCGACTTTCTGCTCCAGTTGGCACTCAAGCAACCTGGAATTCATATTCGCCTTCACAAACCTCTATCAAAATCGAACCTTTCGACAAATTTACCCGAGTTTCGTATTTTGCCTCAAGAACAATATTCTCAAGTGAAGAGTATATCAGATCCAACGTATTCCTTGCAAACTTGGGTCTCTTTAGTAAATGCACGAAACTTTTTCTCGCAAGAATTGGGTGGCATGGAAGGATTTGACAAATGGCTAATTGGTACCATGACCATTAATCCGTCAGAGGCGTATGGTACATACAACACTTTGGCTAAG ATCTGGGACAAATTTGGCACTGTTTTCCAAACGTCTAcg AATCTTTTCCATATTGAACCGATATTTGTTGAATATGTCAGGCAGTTTTTCAGGTCTATGATTGCAGATGGCATTTCTTACGTGGAAGCACGAATTAATTTCACTCCCAA ACTAATGTATGGGGCAGATGGTCAATTAAATGTCCCTCACCGCACGTGGCTTCAAATATTCGAAAGGGTGATGAACGAAATTAGGGAAGAAATGAAGCAACAAAGCAGGGGTGACGATTTTATTGGGGCAAGA ATCATATATTCAGTGGTTCGGTCTGCTACACCGGAGGAATTGGTTTGGTATCTAGAAGATTGCATAACGTTGAAAAAGGAATACCCACACTTAGTAGCCG GATTTGACCTTGTTGGGCCAGAAAATGTCCTGAACCCACTCATTTACTACGCTGAACAACTGCTGCGATTCCAAGAACGCCAGAAGGAAGAATCGTTAGACATACCATTTATCTTTCATGCAGGCGAAACCACAGGCGACGGGACCGAAGCAGATTCCAACCTTTATGACGCAATTCTTCTTGGGACAAAACGCATTGGCCACGG ATATTCGCTCCACAGGCATCCGAAGCTGGTAGAAGAGTGTAGGCAAAAAGGTATCGCTGTCGAGGTCTGCCCAATTTC AAACGAAATCCTG CGATTAACTTCTTCGATGCCTATGCATCCATTGCCTGCTTTACTAAACTACGGTGTACCGGTTGCTCTGTGTTCTGATGACCCAGCGGTGTTTGGAAGCATGGGTCTCACGTACGACTTTTTCCAG GTATTTGTCGCCAGCGAGATCACTGGACTAAGTACGCTGGGTGCACTTGCGAGAGACAGCATTGAG TTCTCTACgctggagaaggcagagaaggagagggcaCTGGGAGTATTCGAAAGAAGATGGAGCGAATTTGTAGAATATATTGTGGTAGAATACGGGGCAAAGTGA
- a CDS encoding RNA-binding protein rnc1 — translation MPDAESNRKRSRSPSDNEQQKTYKRANTGATAVDGSSANATGPVSQSSDISMADSGLATSTKQANDTNSSTPNSSRNDAKKDDQKTAPSGDNKDSATTTGEPSSSSTTTAAPSANIHMRCLIVTQDASIIIGKGGSHVNEIREKSGARVMVSESIPGNPERILNVSGPLDAVSKAFGLIVRRINDEPFDVPSVPGSRAVTIKFMIPNSRMGSVIGKQGSKIKEIQDASGARLNASEGMLPGSTERVLSVAGVADAIHIATYYIGNILIEAQEKMPSYANSNSSYRPSNNPRGNGRSGGGGPGGSSYVPQGGYNPGSTYAPHNPPTQLQTQQIYIPNDLVGCIIGKGGSKINEIRHMSASQIKIMEPGAVGQGVNGAPAPAGQEGERLVVITGQPANIQMAVQLLYHRLEQEKQKQLRVTSNQS, via the exons ATGCCAGACGCCGAATCTAACCGCAAGAGGTCGCGCTCGCCCTCCGACAACGAGCAGCAGAAAACCTACAAGCGTGCCAACACGGGCGCAACCGCCGTGGATGGCTCATCGGCCAACGCCACGGGTCCCGTTTCCCAGTCCTCAGATATCAGCATGGCCGACTCTGGACTAGCCACCAGCACCAAGCAGGCGAATGACACAAATTCATCTACTCCCAATTCAAGTCGCAACGATGCTAAGAAGGACGACCAGAAGACCGCCCCTTCAGGCGACAATAAGGACTCAGCGACTACAACGGGCGaaccttcttcttcatcgacCACGACAGCTGCTCCCTCTGCCAACATTCATATGCGCTGTTTGATCGTTACCCAAGACGCTTCCATCATCATTGGTAAAGGCGGGTCCCATGTCAATGAAATCCGCGAGAAGAGTGGTGCTCGAGTGATGGTTTCAGAGAGCATTCCTGGTAACCCAGAACGTATTCTCAATGTCAGCGGTCCTCTCGATGCAGTGTCAAAG GCTTTTGGGCTCATCGTACGGAGGATTAATGATGAACCATTTGATGTGCCTTCAGTTCCGGGAAGCCGTGCTGTCACCATCAAATTCATGATTCCCAACTCCAGAATGGGATCCGTCATTGGCAAACAAGGTTCCAAAATCAAGGAAATTCAAGATGCTAGTGGTGCCAGGCTCAACGCCAGTGAAGGGATGCTTCCAGGCTCGACAGAG AGGGTTCTCAGTGTAGCTGGTGTCGCTGATGCCATCCATATAGCAACGTACTACATCGGAAATATCCTCATCGAAGCACAAGAAAAAATGCCTTCTTATGCCAATTCTAATTCTAGCTACCGTCCTTCCAATAACCCACGTGGCAACGGACGCTCTGGTGGAGGAGGCCCCGGAGGTTCCTCATATGTTCCTCAGGGAGGATACAATCCTGGTTCAACCTATGCACCTCACAACCCCCCTACACAACTACAGACCCAGCAAATCTACATACCTAATGATTTGGTGGGTTGTATTATTGGCAAAGGGGGCAGTAAAATCAATGAGATACGACACATGAGTGCCAGCCAGATCAAAATTATGGAACCTGGCGCTGTAGGGCAAGGTGTGAATGgtgcccctgcccctgctgGCCAAGAAGGGGAGAGATTAGTGGTTATCACTGGCCAGCCAGCAAACATTCAGATGGCGGTTCAGCTCCTCTATCAC CGATTAGAGCAGGAGAAACAGAAGCAACTTCGAGTGACTTCGAATCAGAGTTAA
- a CDS encoding Ribosome biogenesis protein brx1, whose product MASVIKAQKANASKAALKGKGKRKADEMDVDEPSETQAVKTKKNKQRVLLLSSRGITHRMRHLMNDIEALLPHVKKDSKLDSKSQLHLLPELADLNNCNNTLYFEARRHEDLYMWAAKTPNGPSIKLHVQNVHTMDELKMTGNCLKGSRGLLSFDKAFDDSEWGKLTKEVFTQIFGVPSTSRRAKPFIDHILTFSIVDSKIWFRNFQILEKDPLQPNGPPQTTLVEIGPRFVLTPIRIFEGAFGGATVFSNPEFVSPAATRMALKREKGGKYNMRKDAEAETQRRREMRRLEENELAVSKVFA is encoded by the exons ATGGCCTCGGTAATAAAGGCACAAAAAGCCAATGCTTCAAAGGCTGCCCTcaagggaaaggggaaaCGCAAGGCCGATGAAATGGATGTGGACGAGCCTAGCGAGACGCAGGCGGtaaaaacgaagaaaaacaAGCAAAGAGTGTTACTGCTTTCTTCCAGAGGAATTACTCATAGGATGAGGCATCTTATGAATGACATAGAGGCGCTTTTACCTCATGTTAAAAAAG ATTCGAAACTTGACTCGAAGTCACAGCTGCACCTCCTACCCGAACTCGCTGACCTTAACAATTGCAACAACACTCTATACTTTGAAGCCCGACGGCACGAGGACCTCTATATGTGGGCAGCGAAAACGCCAAATGGACCAAGCATCAAACTCCATGTACAAAATGTGCACACCATGGACGAACTCAAGATGACGGGAAATTGCTTAAAGGGGAGCCGGGGCCTACTTAGCTTTGATAAGGCATTTGACGACAGCGAGTGGGGAAAGTTGACTAAAGAAGTGTTTACTCAG ATCTTTGGAGTACCATCCACGTCAAGACGGGCAAAGCCATTCATTGACCACATTTTGACATTCTCCATTGTGGATTCCAAAATATGGTTCCGCAACTTTCAG ATACTCGAGAAAGACCCACTACAACCGAATGGTCCCCCACAAACGACGCTGGTGGAAATCGGACCGCGTTTCGTGCTTACCCCCATCCGTATCTTCGAAGGAGCGTTTGGAGGTGCAACGGTGTTCTCGAACCCTG AATTTGTGTCGCCCGCTGCGACGCGCATGGCGCTTAAGAGAGAGAAGGGAGGCAAATACAACATGAGGAAAGATGCCGAGGCG
- a CDS encoding Endoglucanase A: protein MLSKHYFLRLALFVASLAPKGVQCATEDLAIYTDNALVQGWENWSWSSDINFAATDLFSGSSGSSISVNSSQYAALSVKLEGTFPDYAGLRFDIAGVQPDLTIVVQSTTDNSQSPNIALSSISKTIVDGQFSSLLIDFNNLPGSGAQLGAGTWDRLTFQAGGNGAFYHIDNIVLVSEITITPQFLSAEPITNNVVAVTTVGAVDLTDINISQNGEKLKVVNQTTYNPVDTPSKTITYLKLDSAFQPGNLTVTAGNSTFSYVLPAVQYASIVQDVNFPINPHIYGVNFPTSASYIQHLGVTISRWGGNAVTAYNPFGGFTNAGNDWYFENRVIDNGQADDWMGWVHGAGSQTLLTVPAQPRLGVQGRHIPSALDQQSFDPYNSDAGNGLLPNGSYVTPVPSQANVYVPWNSTAAKQWLSGLTNKPLMVAIDNEIEIASNTHQDMHPVPMSYDEELARVIEFGTAAKEALPDVLVVAPSTCSWWYYWTSEVGYTDNAAHYNIDFLPWFLMQMKQHESTTGSRLLDYLDIHYYFQADTSANDAAAKALRLRATRSLWDTSYVDESWVGSNPQNHQWNPTSINLVPRFKTLIAQNYPGTKFSVSEWSSTADTDITGGLVTVDVLGIWGKYQVDSSTYWSTPDELGPVGLAYWLYRGYGTYFGSSSAQVNLATPNPDTQGVYAATEGGKLTLVIVNKNPDTPIAFDIANVPVGEYFIRHFGGEAGVAKWQTTITLEATNYIVVPAYTAIFFQQQ from the exons ATGCTCTCCAAACATTACTTCCTACGCTTGGCACTCTTTGTCGCGTCTTTGGCGCCCAAAGGGGTTCAATGCGCGACAGAAGATTTGGCAATCTATACAGACAATGCACTTGTTCAGGGATGGGAAAATTGGAGCTGGAGTAGCGACATTAACTTCGCTGCCACTGATTTATTTTCTGGTTCCAGTGGAAGTTCAATATCTGTAAACTCTAGCCAGTACGCTGCGCTTTCGGTAAAGCTGGAAGGTACATTCCCCGACTACGCTGGGCTTCGCTTCGACATTGCT GGTGTACAACCGGACTTGACAATAGTTGTTCAATCCACCACTGATAACAGCCAGTCTCCAAATATTGCCTTGTCTAGCATCAGCAAGACTATTGTTGATGGACAATTCTCCTCCCTTCTAATTGATTTCAACAACCTGCCTGGAAGCGGTGCTCAATTG GGAGCTGGAACCTGGGATCGTCTTACATTTCAAGCAGGGGGCAATGGTGCTTTT TACCACATCGACAATATCGTTCTTGTCAGC GAAATAACTATTACCCCACAATTTCTAAGTGCAGAGCCAATTACCAACAATGTTGTGGCTGTTACTACGGTCGGAGCTGTTGACTTGACCGACATTAACATCTCTCAAAACGGAGAG AAACTCAAAGTCGTGAATCAGACCACTTATAACCCAGTTGACACGCCTTCCAAGACTATAACCTACTTGAAGCTGGACTCCGCGTTCCAACCAGGAAATTTGACCGTCACAGCAGGAAATTCCACATTTTCATACGTGTTGCCCGCTGTGCAATATGCTAG CATTGTACAAGATGTTAATTTCCCTATTAACCCACATATCTACGGCGTCAATTTCCCAACTTCTGCCAGCTACATTCAACACTTAGGTGTCACAATTTCACGTTGGGGAGGTAACGCAGTGACCGCCTACAATCCTTTTGGTGGATTCACCAACGCGGGAAATGACTGGTACTTCGAAAACAGAGTCATTGATAATGGCCAAGCTGACGATTGGATGGGATGGGTCCATGGAGCTGGATCACAGACTTTGTTGACTGTCCCTGCGCAA CCTCGACTGGGTGTCCAAGGACGCCACATC CCATCTGCTTTAGATCAGCAGAGCTTTGACCCATACAACAGTGATGCCGGAAATGGCTTACTCCCAAATGGCTCCTATGTTACCCCTGTTCCTAGTCAGGCGAATGTTTATGTACCATGGAATAGCACAGCGGCTAAGCAATGGCTCTCCGGTTTGACTAACAAACCACTCATGGTAGCAATCGATAACGAAATAGAAATTGCCAGCAATACTCATCAAGACATGCATCCTGT TCCGATGAGCTATGATGAAGAGTTAGCCAGAGTCATTGAATTCGGAACAGCCGCCAAGGAAGCCCTTCCTGACGTTCTTGTTGTAGCTCCTTCCACATGCTCGTGGTGGTACT ATTGGACTAGCGAAGTCGGCTATACCGACAATGCAGCACACTACAACATTGATTTTTTGCCGTGGTTCCTTATGCAGATGAAACAGCATGAAAGTACAACGGGCTCAAGGCTTTTGGATTACTTGGATATCCATTATTACTTCCAGGCTGACACCAGCGCAAACGATGCTGCTGCTAAGGCACTAAGACTGAGGGCTACTAGAAGTCTCTGG GATACATCATACGTTGATGAATCATGGGTTGGATCAAACCCCCAAAATCATCAATGGAACCCAACCTCCATTAATCTGGTCCCAAGATTTAAAACTCTTATTGCACAAAACTACCCAGGAACAAAATTCTCTGTCAGTGAATGGAGTTCCACGGCTGATACAGACATTACTGGTGGACTTGTTACTGTTGACGTTCTCGGTATCTGGGGCAAATACCAGGTTGATTCATCCACCTACTGGTCTACTCCGGACGAGCTTGGTCCCGTTGGATTGGCGTATTGGTTATACCGAGG ATACGGAACATACTTTGGAAGCTCTAGCGCTCAGGTGAATTTGGCCACTCCTAACCCAGACACACAGGGGGTATATGCTGCAACGGAAGGGGGCAAGCTGACACTTGTTATTGTCAACAAAAATCCTGACACTCCAATTGCCTTTGATATTGCAAATGTTCCTGTTGGAGAATACTTCATCCGCCATTTCGGTGGTGAAGCCGGTGTGGCCAAGTGGCAG ACAACGATCACGTTGGAAGCGACTA